From the Aspergillus puulaauensis MK2 DNA, chromosome 1, nearly complete sequence genome, the window CCCAAATAGCCCCGTAGGCCGGAATGCCCCTCGTCTCCATCCCATAAACAACCTTCTTCGTCAGCTTTTCGTTCGAGATAACAATCACCGCCTCGGCCCCAAACTCCCGCACCGCGTTCCAGGTAAGCTTGACCAGATCGGGCCGTCCCTGTTTCTTCGTATCGTGCACAACAGCACCGGGGTCGGCGTTGTATACATCGTCCAAAATGCCCTTTCCGAAGTTCTGCATCGGGTTCGAGGTCGACCAGACCAGCCGGAATGGGCACGTTGGGATCTGGATGTGGCCGAGTAAAGGCCCGATTCCGGATCCTGTGCCGAGCAGGACGACGCGGTTGAAGAGGGTTGCGATGCGCATTACGCCGCAGGCTGTATTGGTTAGCAATGTCCTtacaggaagaagaagaggaagaggaagggatGTAAATTGGACGTACTTGGAACACCTCGCACCCAAAGATGAGTAGGCGGTTTACTGATCCGACCGCCGGTCCAGTCGCCCGCACGAGACACAACGAGAGAGTATCCCTTGGGCCGGCCATTCTTCGGCACTGGGGCTGGAACAGTCGCGAAGGAGTGCCATTCGATGAGGGGGCGTTCCGATAGTCGAGTAAAGCTTCCATTGACAGGCACCGTGTAGTCGAAATGCAGACGGACGGCGTGGTTGGAGAGGACCTCTGCGTCGACGGGGACCTTGCGGAGGAATAACCACGAACTGGCAATGCTCATTGTAATAACGATGACCATCCAGAAGCTGGGCGTTCTGATAACCTGCTCGCCGAGTGATGTGCCGGGTGGTCGTTGGTCGCGGATGGAGGACATGTTCTGGACCCAGATAATCACCAGTGCGGTCCAGCCAGCGAAACGGTGGACGCGTTCGAAGATATCGTGGTTCTTCTTTCGAATGGTGGGATAGGCGAGTGTGATCATGCAGATGAAGATAGATAAGGCCATCAGGGAGAGAACGATTGTCAGGACTGATGGTCTCAGGGGATCATCTGGTCGGGTTGCGAACACGGTGATGTTGTAGCAGATGCCGCCGGTGTACCAGGCCACTGCCATGACTGCGGCGCCGGAATGGACGCCGCCCAGGTGGTATATCTTTGCGCATCGCTTGCGGATTGCAAGGGGCCAGGACTTTGGAACGGAGCAGGAGATAGTGTacaggatgttgatgaccaCGTCTTGCCGGACCAGGATCGCGATCGTGAGGTTGACGAACGCGATGGTCGTGATATGCTGGCGAGGAATTGTCGGCACCGTCAAGAAGGCAATCAGAACAGCGATGTTAGACAGGAATATAAGCGAGAATAAGGTCCGGTAAACGATAAAGATGCGATGTCTAAGGCCGCGCCACGGCTTGTTCCACCGTTTGTCCGGTACAGGAAGCGGCAGCGGGTCCTTTTTGGGATCCGACAAGGAATCGGAGCCAGTGGACATTGTGCTTGTGTACAGCTCCTTTTGTTTGCCGAGCGCAGAGTAGAGCTCTGTCTGGGAGTGCCTGGCTTCCTGGACCTGCTTAGCCAGCTCGCGCTTGTCGACCTTTCCGTTAAACGTCAGGGGGAACTCGTCCACGGTGTGCCATTTGGTCGGGATCGCATAGTACGGAAGTCTCGTCTTCAGATCTTCACTCAGTTTCTCGATGCTGCATAGTTTTGGTGAGACAATCCCAGTCAGTTGGCCCCCGATCATTAGGGCTGTGGCTTGCTGGACGCCGGGAGCCGATGTCAGGCAATGGCTGACCCCGTCAAGTTCCACGCGGAACCCCTGTAATCATTAGCATCTGCTTGCGCTTATAATTGGAGGTGCGTACAAGAAGTTTGACCTGATCATCGTCACGACCGAATGTCTCCAGGTTGCCGTCAGGAAGCCATCGCGCGAGGTCGCCCGTGTTGTACATCAACGACTTTCTGCAAACAAGTTAGTAACAAGGGAGTAAATACAAGGTGCCATGTATTGAAACATACCCATCATTCAGAAACACATCGTAGTGGTATTTTTCCGCAGTCTTTTCCGGCTGGCCAATATAACCCCTTGTCACACCAGCGCCACCAGCCCAGATGGTGCCAATCTCCCCGATCTGGCACGGGGCCTTGTTCCCGTCCAAGATGTAGACGTTGTTGTTCGGCGTGGGTTTCCCAATGGTAAGCGCGCTGCCAGCAGTATGCTTATGCATGGTGTTTATGATGGTGATCTCGGTGGGCCCACAGCAGTTGTAGTATTCCACCCCAGCCAACGCCCATTTGTCCGCCAGACTGCTCCATTGCATTAGCCAATGACATGGccgagaaaagaaataatgGGCAGACTCACCTTTGAGTGGACGGCTCGCCAGCCGTGGCCACGCACCGAATATTGGGAAACTGATCGGGGCTGTATCGGTTGAGAATACTCGGTGTGCAGATCAACGTGTCGATCTGAGGGGCCACCATTCGTACCAAGTCAGATTATCGCGCAAAAGAACCGGGGACAGCCAATCATGGGCCAGTGACTAACCTTTTGCAAAGCTTTATTCCAGTCAGATCCTCGCAGGACCAGCGTGGCTCCATTCGACATGCTGCCGAGGACCTCCCAGGCGCCTGGATTCTGGTCAGCTTTGACTTGTCCCCACACGTTTTTTTCCCACGAACTGAACGCTTTTTTTTACGAACCCATATCGAAACTCACGGACAGCACCTGCCCGACTTTTTTGCCGCGGGCCATGCCCAGGTTGCCCGGTGCTTGGCAGAGGATGTTGGTGACATTTTTGTGCGTAACATACACACCTTTCGGTGCTCCGGTTGTACCTTGGCCAGTTAGATTTTTTTtcacaaaaaaaaaaaaaaaaaaagaaaatattgAATAAATGGATAAACTTCAATAACAAAAACTCAAAAACTCAGAATTGAACTCACCAGAGGTGTATATGAGGTAGCATCCGGAATTTTTGTTGCCCTCGCAAAGCAGGCTCGCCTGATCCACAGCGAAGTCGGTAAAGGCAGGGCTCTGGAGCAGGTCATCCAGCACCAGGATGGAGACACCAGCAGTCCCCAAGAACCGGATCCGCTCCTCGAACGGGTGGAGACACAGCACAACAGTAATGCTGGACTGCTCGACCGCGTGCTGCAGAGTGTGGTCGGGGACAACCCCGCCATCCATCGGGATATACTGAGCCCCAGCCATGAGGATCCCGAGGATGCCAGCCACCATCTCAGCGCTGCGCTTCATCAGAAGCATCACCCGGTGTCCTGGGATCACTCCGTTCGCCCGCAGCTGGGTCGCAATGAACTGGGACTGCCGCAGAAGCTCCCCGTATGTGACTTCCTTGGGCGTGCCCGGGGAGAGATCCACCAGGGCAACCTCTGAAGGTGCTTGTGTAGCATGGTGTATGAAGGCTTCGTGGACAGTCCCAAAGGGAATCCTGGTCTTgtcgccgaagccgaactGGCGGAAGAGAGTCATTGCGCTGTCCTTTGAGGGCTCCGGGTTGGAGTTTATATCTGGAGCGACAACGGCCATTGTTGAAGGTGTCGAACCTGCAATCTGATGGCTCATATGCAGAGAAGCTGATATgcaaaaagtaaaaaaaaaaagattttaagcACGACCCTTACATGCGGCGCGAGCTCCTCTATATAGCTCTCGCACAGGTTACCCTGTCTTTAGTCTCTTATGGGTCTGTCAAAGCAGGCTAcccctcctcaacagcttGCCTGTTCCGGAATGATGCAACGTATATCGGGATGTCAGTAGTAGGGATCAACcgaaggaaaaagaaagcaaaatcaagaaagggaaaggaaaagtcTGATGCCCCAAAGG encodes:
- the tmpL gene encoding putative NRPS-like enzyme (COG:I;~EggNog:ENOG410PF7W;~InterPro:IPR042099,IPR000873,IPR020845;~PFAM:PF00501;~TransMembrane:6 (i596-617o629-651i672-692o712-736i748-766o786-805i)), whose amino-acid sequence is MSHQIAGSTPSTMAVVAPDINSNPEPSKDSAMTLFRQFGFGDKTRIPFGTVHEAFIHHATQAPSEVALVDLSPGTPKEVTYGELLRQSQFIATQLRANGVIPGHRVMLLMKRSAEMVAGILGILMAGAQYIPMDGGVVPDHTLQHAVEQSSITVVLCLHPFEERIRFLGTAGVSILVLDDLLQSPAFTDFAVDQASLLCEGNKNSGCYLIYTSGTTGAPKGVYVTHKNVTNILCQAPGNLGMARGKKVGQVLSVSFDMGAWEVLGSMSNGATLVLRGSDWNKALQKIDTLICTPSILNRYSPDQFPNIRCVATAGEPSTQSLADKWALAGVEYYNCCGPTEITIINTMHKHTAGSALTIGKPTPNNNVYILDGNKAPCQIGEIGTIWAGGAGVTRGYIGQPEKTAEKYHYDVFLNDGKSLMYNTGDLARWLPDGNLETFGRDDDQVKLLGFRVELDGVSHCLTSAPGVQQATALMIGGQLTGIVSPKLCSIEKLSEDLKTRLPYYAIPTKWHTVDEFPLTFNGKVDKRELAKQVQEARHSQTELYSALGKQKELYTSTMSTGSDSLSDPKKDPLPLPVPDKRWNKPWRGLRHRIFIVYRTLFSLIFLSNIAVLIAFLTVPTIPRQHITTIAFVNLTIAILVRQDVVINILYTISCSVPKSWPLAIRKRCAKIYHLGGVHSGAAVMAVAWYTGGICYNITVFATRPDDPLRPSVLTIVLSLMALSIFICMITLAYPTIRKKNHDIFERVHRFAGWTALVIIWVQNMSSIRDQRPPGTSLGEQVIRTPSFWMVIVITMSIASSWLFLRKVPVDAEVLSNHAVRLHFDYTVPVNGSFTRLSERPLIEWHSFATVPAPVPKNGRPKGYSLVVSRAGDWTGGRISKPPTHLWVRGVPTCGVMRIATLFNRVVLLGTGSGIGPLLGHIQIPTCPFRLVWSTSNPMQNFGKGILDDVYNADPGAVVHDTKKQGRPDLVKLTWNAVREFGAEAVIVISNEKLTKKVVYGMETRGIPAYGAIWDS